In Paenibacillus segetis, a single genomic region encodes these proteins:
- a CDS encoding ABC transporter permease encodes MAAAMSYKGDKKSFWVRYIAQIDLQLMVIPALLLIFIFAYLPMYGVLMSFQDYDIFGGFFNSPWVGLKHFKMFFDSPEFWNVMRNTVVISFLRLLIGFPAPIILALILNEVAHVRFKRIIQTISYLPHFLSWVIVSGFVMSILATENGSLNILLDKINLIHEPINFLAIPNYFWGILISTGIWKEIGFSAIVYIAAIAGINPEVYEAASIDGASRLKKILYITIPGISGVIIIFMILAVGDILSAGFEDILLLAKNPVLQDVSDVIDTYVYRVGIKNSRFSYAAAVGLYKSLISVVLLTIANATARKLGRSLW; translated from the coding sequence ATGGCTGCGGCAATGTCCTATAAGGGGGACAAAAAATCTTTTTGGGTTAGATATATAGCCCAAATTGATCTACAGCTTATGGTAATACCTGCATTGTTGCTTATTTTTATATTTGCATACTTACCTATGTATGGAGTGCTCATGTCATTCCAGGACTACGACATATTTGGAGGTTTTTTTAACAGTCCCTGGGTAGGGCTCAAACATTTTAAAATGTTCTTTGATTCTCCCGAGTTTTGGAACGTCATGCGTAACACGGTTGTCATCAGCTTTTTACGACTGCTTATAGGGTTTCCTGCACCGATTATTTTGGCGCTTATATTAAATGAAGTGGCACATGTACGTTTTAAAAGAATAATTCAGACGATCAGCTACCTACCACACTTTCTCTCATGGGTTATTGTATCGGGGTTCGTTATGTCGATATTGGCGACGGAAAATGGGAGCTTGAATATTCTGCTGGATAAAATAAATCTAATCCATGAACCGATCAACTTTCTTGCTATTCCTAATTATTTCTGGGGGATTCTTATCTCTACTGGAATATGGAAGGAGATTGGCTTCTCAGCGATTGTCTATATCGCAGCGATAGCAGGTATTAATCCTGAAGTTTATGAAGCAGCATCTATTGATGGCGCCTCGCGGTTGAAGAAAATCTTGTATATCACGATCCCCGGAATCTCCGGTGTCATTATTATTTTCATGATCTTAGCTGTGGGTGACATTTTGAGCGCGGGTTTTGAAGACATTTTGTTATTAGCGAAAAATCCTGTGCTGCAAGATGTGTCTGACGTTATCGATACGTATGTGTATCGAGTGGGAATAAAAAATTCGCGATTCTCTTATGCGGCAGCAGTTGGATTGTATAAGTCATTAATTAGTGTTGTACTGTTGACGATCGCTAATGCGACTGCTCGTAAGTTAGGCCGAAGTCTCTGGTAA
- a CDS encoding carbohydrate ABC transporter permease — translation MKTINPDRIFMILIYAFLIVMSFVMLYPFWNSIVISFNTGSDTSLGGITFWPREFTLENYKVVFQDKRMMSGFVISILRTIIGTAISITCTAIFAYGMSKKQLIGRKYFMIMCIITMYFSGGLIPAYLINRELGLMDSFWVMVIPNIISVWNMIIFRTFFVELPEGLEESAKIDGCGNWRTFFSIVVPISGPVFATLSLFAAVWHWNDWFTASIYITSDHLMPIQTLLQQILSSNIMSEQMMQTNAAAQGHMASMQNVTTKSLTMSTMLVATIPILLIYPFLQKYFTKGVMIGSIKE, via the coding sequence ATGAAAACAATAAATCCAGATCGTATTTTTATGATCCTAATATACGCATTTTTGATTGTTATGTCTTTTGTGATGTTGTATCCATTTTGGAATTCCATTGTCATTTCCTTTAATACAGGATCGGATACTTCGCTTGGGGGGATTACATTTTGGCCCCGTGAGTTTACATTAGAGAATTATAAGGTTGTCTTCCAAGACAAACGAATGATGAGTGGGTTTGTCATTTCCATTCTGCGAACCATCATAGGTACGGCAATTTCGATAACGTGTACTGCTATTTTTGCCTATGGCATGTCTAAGAAGCAATTAATTGGCCGTAAATACTTCATGATCATGTGTATTATTACGATGTATTTTAGTGGCGGCTTGATTCCAGCTTACTTAATCAACCGAGAGTTAGGTCTGATGGACAGTTTTTGGGTTATGGTAATTCCGAATATCATCAGTGTCTGGAATATGATCATATTCCGAACCTTCTTTGTTGAACTACCTGAAGGTCTTGAAGAATCAGCCAAAATAGATGGATGTGGCAATTGGAGAACTTTCTTTAGTATTGTCGTACCCATTTCCGGGCCTGTCTTTGCCACACTATCACTATTTGCAGCCGTATGGCATTGGAACGATTGGTTTACAGCTAGTATTTATATTACATCGGATCATTTGATGCCTATACAAACTTTACTGCAGCAAATTTTGAGTTCCAACATCATGTCGGAGCAGATGATGCAGACGAACGCAGCAGCTCAAGGGCATATGGCCAGCATGCAAAACGTGACAACCAAGTCGCTTACCATGTCGACAATGCTTGTTGCAACGATACCGATCCTACTCATTTATCCATTTTTGCAAAAGTATTTTACAAAAGGTGTAATGATCGGCTCAATTAAGGAATGA